In Paroedura picta isolate Pp20150507F chromosome 1, Ppicta_v3.0, whole genome shotgun sequence, the following are encoded in one genomic region:
- the RDH14 gene encoding retinol dehydrogenase 14 encodes MAAAAVVLAAALGGGLLLIVRRLWSAAGKVPRAVVAASMEGKTVIITGANSGLGRATAAELLRQHARVIMACRDRGRAEEAARELRAELGLCARGGGECRGELLVRELDLASLRSVRSFCHQVLQEQPRVDVLINNAGIFQCPYTKTEDGFEMQFGVNHLGHFLLTNLLLGLLKSSAPSRIVVVSSSLYKYGEINFDDLNSELSYNKSFAYSRSKLANLLFVRDLARRLEGTGVTVNALHPGIARTNLGRHVHIPLLVKPLLNLVSWAFFLSPLEGAQTSIYLASSPEVEGISGKYFGNCKEQSLLPKATDDLVARKLWDISEVMVGLLK; translated from the exons ATGGCCGCCGCAGCGGTCGTGCTGGCCGCAGCTCTGGGCGGAGGGTTGCTTCTCATCGTCCGGCGCCTCTGGTCGGCGGCGGGGAAGGTGCCGCGCGCCGTGGTTGCCGCTTCGATGGAAGGCAAGACGGTGATCATCACCGGCGCCAACAGCGGCCTCGGCCGGGCCACGGCGGCGGAGCTCCTACGGCAACACGCGAGGGTCATAATGGCTTGCCGGGACCGCGGCCGCGCCGAGGAGGCAGCGCGCGAGCTCCGCGCCGAGCTCGGCCTGTGCGCGCGGGGAGGGGGCGAGTGCCGCGGGGAGCTCCTGGTGCGCGAGCTCGACTTGGCCTCGCTCCGCTCCGTGCGCAGCTTCTGCCACCAGGTGCTGCAG gaGCAGCCTAGAGTGGACGTCTTGATCAACAACGCGGGGATATTCCAGTGTCCCTACACCAAGACGGAGGATGGCTTTGAGATGCAGTTTGGCGTCAACCACTTAGGCCACTTCTTGCTCACCAACCTCCTCCTGGGACTTCTCAAAAGCTCCGCCCCCAGCAGGATTGTCGTGGTCTCCTCCTCCCTTTACAAATACGGAGAGATCAACTTTGACGACTTGAACAGCGAGCTGAGTTACAACAAGAGCTTTGCGTACAGCCGGAGCAAACTGGCCAACCTCCTGTTCGTCAGGGACCTGGCCCGACGCTTAGAGGGCACCGGAGTCACCGTCAACGCCCTCCACCCCGGTATTGCCCGAACGAATCTGGGCAGACATGTACATATTCCTTTACTAGTAAAGCCCCTCTTAAATTTGGTCTCTTGGGCTTTCTTCCTATCCCCCTTGGAAGGAGCCCAGACGTCTATTTATCTGGCCTCCTCTCCTGAAGTAGAGGGGATATCTGGGAAATATTTTGGAAACTGCAAGGAGCAGTCACTACTGCCTAAAGCCACGGATGACTTAGTGGCAAGGAAACTGTGGGATATCAGCGAAGTGATGGTGGGGTTGCTGAAATAA